A single region of the Lactobacillus xylocopicola genome encodes:
- the polA gene encoding DNA polymerase I, with protein MADQKLLLIDGNSIAFRAFYALYRQLENFKNSEGLHTNAIYTFKNMLDVLLAEVKPNHILVAFDAGKTTFRTAMYGEYKGGRQKTPPELLEQLPYIQELLHDLGISTYELENYEADDIIGTFARLGEEKDFKVTVVTGDKDLTQLATSKTTVMVTKSGVMNLENYTPEHMKEVNGVTPTQFIDMKALMGDNSDNYPGVTKVGPKTASQLIQKYGSLENLYDHIDEMKESKLKENLRNDRDQAFLAQKLATIERATPVTIGLKELKKRKPDYQKLRRFYEKMNFQKFLGELDPAGDNAGATQAKTKTVKVDYTELTENNLAAIKPAEKQPISFYLGLLGANYHLADFVGFAIKTQAGIFVSRDVNLLKTTGLKRLLEDDQLKKNVFDLKRTVVGLHRLGIEAGGIDYDMLLASYLINNENNSDDLGEVCRMYGENSVKSDYAVYGKGKSVKIPEDDQVLFNHLAGKVKALAELKPTLLDQLKEHEQDDLYASIEIPVARVLATMEISGIKVEAATLSELQNEFAVELKELKRKIYQEAGEEFNLNSPKQLGHILFEKMGLPPIKKTKTGYSTSVDVLHQLQDQSPIIAQILTYRQIAKIQSTYVNGLLDVIQPDGRVHTRYLQTLTATGRLSSVDPNLQNIPTRTEEGKQIRKAFVPSQADGYIFSCDYSQIELRVLAQVSGDEQMQEAFRTGYDIHAHTAMKIFGLKSPDEVTPLMRRRAKAVNFGIVYGISDYGLSKNLNISRQQAKEFIDNYFAQYPQIKEYMDKAVQVAREKGYAETIMHRRRYLPDIHAKNFNVRSFAERTAINSPIQGSAADIIKIAMINMQKKLDDLQLKSKMVVQVHDELIFDVPKEELATIKEIVPQVMQAAVQLDVPLVADSGYGHNWFDAK; from the coding sequence ATGGCTGATCAAAAATTACTTTTAATCGATGGTAATTCCATTGCCTTTCGGGCTTTTTATGCGTTGTATCGCCAACTTGAGAATTTTAAAAATTCCGAAGGCTTGCATACTAATGCTATTTATACTTTTAAAAATATGCTTGACGTGTTGCTCGCTGAGGTTAAACCCAACCATATTTTGGTGGCTTTTGATGCTGGTAAGACAACCTTTAGAACGGCCATGTACGGCGAATATAAGGGCGGCCGCCAGAAGACCCCGCCAGAATTGCTTGAGCAGTTACCGTATATTCAAGAATTACTCCATGATCTCGGTATTTCAACCTATGAACTGGAAAACTATGAGGCTGACGATATTATTGGCACTTTTGCCAGATTAGGTGAAGAAAAAGACTTTAAGGTCACAGTTGTGACCGGCGATAAGGACCTGACCCAGCTTGCCACGAGCAAGACGACAGTTATGGTAACTAAGTCGGGTGTGATGAACTTAGAAAACTATACGCCTGAGCATATGAAAGAAGTTAATGGGGTTACCCCTACCCAGTTTATTGACATGAAAGCACTCATGGGTGATAACTCGGATAACTATCCGGGCGTAACTAAAGTTGGCCCCAAGACGGCCTCACAGCTAATCCAGAAGTATGGGTCGCTTGAAAATCTCTATGACCATATTGATGAAATGAAAGAATCCAAGCTGAAGGAGAACTTGCGCAATGATCGCGATCAGGCTTTTTTGGCCCAAAAGCTGGCCACAATTGAGCGGGCTACACCGGTTACAATTGGTCTTAAGGAGCTTAAGAAGCGCAAGCCAGACTACCAGAAGTTGCGTCGTTTTTATGAAAAGATGAACTTTCAAAAGTTTCTTGGTGAATTGGATCCGGCAGGTGATAATGCAGGCGCAACCCAGGCAAAGACGAAAACAGTGAAAGTTGATTATACCGAATTAACCGAAAATAATCTTGCTGCAATTAAGCCAGCTGAAAAACAGCCAATTAGTTTTTACCTTGGCCTACTGGGTGCTAATTACCACTTGGCCGACTTTGTTGGCTTTGCCATCAAAACGCAAGCTGGAATCTTTGTTAGCCGGGATGTAAATCTGTTAAAGACAACTGGATTAAAGCGGCTATTGGAAGATGATCAGCTTAAAAAGAACGTCTTCGACTTGAAACGGACGGTAGTTGGGTTACACCGGCTAGGAATTGAAGCTGGCGGGATTGATTATGACATGCTCCTGGCTTCGTACTTAATTAATAATGAAAATAATTCTGATGACCTGGGTGAAGTTTGCCGGATGTACGGTGAAAATTCGGTCAAAAGCGATTACGCGGTCTATGGTAAGGGCAAGAGTGTCAAAATTCCAGAAGATGACCAGGTCTTGTTCAACCACTTGGCCGGTAAGGTTAAAGCACTAGCAGAATTAAAACCGACCTTGCTAGATCAACTTAAAGAACACGAGCAAGATGACTTATATGCCAGTATCGAAATTCCCGTTGCGCGAGTATTAGCAACTATGGAAATCAGCGGTATTAAGGTTGAGGCGGCAACTTTAAGCGAGTTGCAAAATGAATTTGCGGTGGAGCTTAAAGAGTTAAAGCGTAAAATTTATCAGGAGGCTGGCGAAGAGTTCAACCTCAATTCCCCTAAACAACTAGGACACATCCTGTTTGAAAAAATGGGCCTCCCCCCGATTAAAAAAACTAAGACAGGTTACTCGACTTCAGTTGACGTTTTGCACCAACTGCAGGACCAAAGCCCGATTATTGCCCAAATCTTGACTTACCGGCAAATCGCTAAGATTCAGTCAACTTATGTCAATGGCCTCTTAGACGTCATTCAACCAGATGGACGGGTGCATACCCGCTACCTGCAAACTTTGACTGCAACTGGCCGCTTATCGTCAGTTGATCCTAACTTGCAGAACATTCCAACCAGAACTGAAGAGGGTAAGCAAATTAGAAAGGCCTTTGTACCAAGTCAGGCTGATGGCTATATCTTTTCCTGCGACTATTCTCAGATTGAATTGCGGGTTTTGGCCCAGGTTTCAGGGGATGAGCAGATGCAAGAGGCCTTTAGAACCGGCTATGATATTCATGCTCATACGGCCATGAAGATTTTCGGCTTAAAGTCACCGGACGAGGTTACGCCATTGATGCGGCGACGTGCTAAGGCAGTTAACTTTGGGATTGTCTATGGCATTTCGGATTACGGCTTGTCCAAAAATCTTAATATCAGTCGGCAGCAAGCCAAAGAGTTTATTGATAATTATTTCGCCCAATATCCGCAAATCAAGGAATACATGGATAAGGCGGTTCAAGTAGCGCGAGAAAAGGGCTATGCCGAAACAATTATGCACCGGCGCCGGTACTTGCCAGATATCCATGCCAAGAATTTTAATGTGCGTTCATTTGCAGAACGAACAGCAATTAATTCGCCAATCCAGGGATCAGCTGCTGATATTATCAAAATTGCGATGATCAACATGCAAAAGAAGTTGGACGACCTGCAGCTGAAGAGCAAAATGGTGGTGCAGGTGCATGATGAATTGATTTTTGATGTACCTAAAGAAGAGCTGGCTACAATTAAGGAAATTGTACCGCAAGTGATGCAGGCAGCGGTGCAGCTCGATGTTCCACTAGTAGCGGATTCAGGTTATGGTCATAATTGGTTCGATGCAAAGTAA
- the murC gene encoding UDP-N-acetylmuramate--L-alanine ligase: MLDKNKQIWLIGIKGTGMAALAMLLNDLGYEVAGSDIEKYTFTQEPLAKAGIRVLPFAAANIKHGGQVIVKGNAFKADNIEVRACEEQGISWQSYPDTVEEIVKMHTSIGVSGTHGKTSTTGLLAQVMTEAAPTSYLIGDGQGKGIKDSRFFVYEADEYRRHFLAYHPDYQIMTNIDFDHPDYFKDQDDYTSAFQTAADQTQKGLFVWGGNDRLRQLQTKVAKYSYGFNDSDDFQAVNVKKMTTGSTFNVVAHGADLGEFTIHLFGDHSILNATAVIAVAYTEKIPLAEIKKGLLDYQGAKRRFAEKDFGDVKIIDDYAHHPTEMRATIQAARQKFPHQRLVVVFQPHTFSRTKKYAAAFAEILRGVDKVYITPIYASAREAGGDISSADLVAQIPGAEDIDLDNMTELAKNNDSVIVFMGAGDIQKYEDALEKLL, encoded by the coding sequence ATGTTAGATAAGAACAAGCAGATTTGGCTAATTGGAATTAAGGGTACCGGAATGGCTGCACTGGCTATGTTGCTCAATGATCTGGGTTATGAGGTTGCCGGTAGTGACATTGAAAAATATACCTTTACCCAGGAACCACTTGCAAAAGCAGGCATTAGGGTCTTGCCCTTTGCTGCAGCTAACATTAAGCATGGCGGTCAGGTGATCGTCAAGGGCAATGCCTTCAAGGCTGATAACATCGAGGTACGCGCCTGCGAGGAGCAGGGGATTTCATGGCAGAGCTATCCCGATACGGTTGAAGAAATTGTCAAAATGCATACGAGTATTGGCGTTTCAGGTACTCACGGGAAGACTTCGACAACTGGCTTATTAGCCCAGGTAATGACTGAGGCAGCTCCGACCTCCTATCTGATTGGTGACGGCCAAGGCAAAGGAATCAAGGATTCGCGCTTCTTTGTTTACGAAGCTGATGAATACCGGCGCCACTTCCTCGCCTACCACCCGGATTACCAAATTATGACTAACATTGATTTTGACCATCCCGACTACTTTAAGGACCAGGATGATTACACTTCAGCCTTTCAGACTGCTGCTGATCAGACACAAAAGGGCTTGTTTGTCTGGGGTGGTAATGACCGCTTACGTCAATTACAGACCAAGGTTGCCAAGTATAGTTACGGTTTTAATGATAGCGATGACTTCCAAGCTGTTAACGTGAAGAAAATGACGACTGGTTCAACTTTTAATGTGGTGGCCCACGGGGCAGACTTAGGGGAGTTTACTATTCATCTCTTTGGTGACCATAGCATCCTGAATGCGACGGCTGTAATTGCAGTTGCTTATACCGAAAAAATCCCCTTAGCCGAGATCAAAAAGGGACTACTTGATTATCAGGGAGCAAAGCGCCGCTTTGCTGAAAAAGACTTTGGCGACGTTAAGATAATTGATGATTATGCTCACCACCCAACCGAAATGCGGGCTACCATTCAGGCAGCGCGGCAAAAGTTTCCGCACCAGCGCCTGGTTGTCGTTTTTCAGCCGCATACCTTTTCGCGGACTAAGAAATATGCTGCCGCTTTTGCTGAAATCTTGCGTGGAGTTGATAAGGTTTATATTACGCCAATTTATGCTTCGGCGCGGGAAGCAGGCGGAGATATCTCAAGTGCCGACCTAGTGGCCCAAATTCCTGGTGCTGAAGATATTGACCTTGATAACATGACTGAACTGGCAAAAAATAACGACAGTGTGATTGTCTTTATGGGTGCGGGCGATATTCAGAAGTATGAAGATGCCTTGGAAAAGTTACTCTAA
- the ytpR gene encoding YtpR family tRNA-binding protein, which yields MITSINKRSYPNTLIVILGQDQGLSKYEEQGEVTRIADETGKTIGYNFFNVDQVIDYDKLPDGQVKLTDDQLLALNQKLTSAGFADQLAYGQPTLVYGYVKTCEKHPDSDHLHVTTVDVGGEEYQIVCGAPNIDQGQKVVVALPGTLMPNGQQIWPGKLRQVDSYGMICSARELGLKHAPQKRGILVVPDDFTVGAAFDPVKCDELLASGVLA from the coding sequence ATGATTACTAGTATCAATAAGCGTAGCTATCCTAACACCTTGATTGTTATTTTAGGGCAAGACCAGGGGCTGAGTAAGTATGAGGAACAGGGCGAGGTAACCCGGATTGCTGATGAAACAGGTAAGACGATTGGTTATAATTTTTTCAATGTTGACCAGGTGATTGATTATGACAAGTTACCGGATGGTCAAGTTAAATTGACTGACGACCAATTGCTTGCCCTAAATCAAAAATTAACTTCTGCTGGTTTTGCTGATCAACTTGCTTATGGCCAGCCAACGCTAGTTTATGGTTACGTCAAGACCTGTGAAAAACATCCGGATTCAGACCACCTACACGTTACAACTGTTGATGTCGGTGGTGAGGAATACCAGATTGTTTGTGGAGCGCCTAACATTGACCAAGGCCAAAAAGTGGTGGTTGCTCTGCCAGGAACCTTGATGCCTAATGGCCAACAAATTTGGCCAGGAAAACTACGCCAGGTTGATTCCTATGGCATGATTTGCTCGGCTCGCGAATTAGGGCTCAAGCATGCTCCACAAAAGCGGGGCATCTTGGTTGTACCCGATGACTTTACCGTGGGTGCAGCATTTGATCCAGTGAAGTGCGATGAGCTGTTAGCAAGTGGTGTGCTTGCCTAA
- a CDS encoding thioredoxin family protein — translation MEQIKQLDEAKLTELTGKGRVVLEFSADWCPDCRFLEQFMPAIEQDFADSKFVQVDLDGAVEVAKNHDILGIPSFVVYQDGQEVGRLVNKERKTKDQVEDFLRSID, via the coding sequence ATGGAACAAATTAAACAATTAGATGAGGCAAAATTAACTGAACTTACTGGCAAGGGACGAGTTGTCCTGGAATTTTCTGCCGATTGGTGTCCAGATTGCCGATTTTTGGAACAATTTATGCCTGCAATTGAGCAAGATTTTGCCGATAGCAAGTTTGTGCAAGTCGACCTCGACGGAGCAGTTGAGGTCGCAAAGAACCATGATATTTTGGGCATTCCTTCATTTGTGGTCTATCAAGATGGTCAAGAAGTTGGGCGACTAGTTAATAAGGAACGCAAAACTAAGGACCAAGTTGAAGACTTTTTACGGTCGATTGACTAA
- the trmB gene encoding tRNA (guanosine(46)-N7)-methyltransferase TrmB, with protein MRLRKKPWAVDLVQAHPESVLDRPDPSKQIDWSQRFSDFSRPLAIEIGSGKGRFIASLAEQHPEMNFVAVELQITAAGIILRSKLEKNLTNLQILCADAVNLDAFFPPHQAEVLYLNFSDPWPKTRHEKRRLTYQTFLEKYQTILTSGGVVEFKTDNAGLFAYSLQSMNNYGVYFDFVSVDLHHEAAKVLAANVETEYEHKFAVQGNPIYALHARFRVK; from the coding sequence ATGAGATTACGAAAAAAGCCCTGGGCCGTTGACCTGGTTCAGGCTCATCCAGAAAGTGTGCTTGACCGACCAGACCCGTCCAAGCAGATTGACTGGTCGCAGCGCTTCAGTGATTTTAGTCGGCCGCTGGCCATTGAAATTGGCTCGGGTAAGGGCAGATTCATTGCCAGCTTGGCTGAACAACACCCGGAAATGAATTTTGTGGCCGTTGAATTACAAATAACGGCTGCGGGCATAATTTTACGTAGCAAGTTAGAAAAAAACTTGACCAACCTGCAGATTTTGTGTGCGGATGCTGTCAATCTCGATGCCTTCTTTCCGCCTCACCAGGCCGAAGTGCTTTATCTGAATTTCAGTGATCCCTGGCCCAAGACACGGCATGAGAAGCGGCGCTTGACCTATCAGACCTTTTTAGAGAAGTATCAGACCATTTTAACGAGCGGGGGTGTGGTTGAATTTAAGACAGATAACGCGGGCCTATTTGCCTATTCACTACAAAGCATGAATAACTATGGCGTGTATTTTGACTTTGTCTCTGTCGACCTGCATCATGAGGCTGCAAAAGTGCTGGCTGCCAACGTAGAAACGGAGTATGAGCACAAGTTTGCGGTCCAGGGTAATCCGATTTATGCACTTCACGCCAGATTTAGGGTAAAATAA